CGCCGGTGACGGTTCGGGTAGTCCATGGACGTGCCGACCGACCCGTTGAAAACCGTCCGCACCACCGGTTCCCACTGCCGGCCCCAGCCCACCAGGTTGGTCTGCAGGTAGTGGTTGAAGGCGAGCCCCCGCACTGCCGCCGCCTTCCCCATCCGTTCGAAGGCCGCCTCGTACCACGCCGGCCCGAGGAGCAGGGCCTCCCCGCCCTGCCAGTACACCTCGGCCCGCGGCGCGCCCACGGCTTCCATGTGGCCGAGAACGGACGCGGTGAGCCGGTCGAGGTCCCCGAGGGAGAGCGAGACCGCGGCCTTCTCCTCGAAGCAGTAGTCACAGGCGGCGTTGCACGACAGGGTGGGCAGCAGGACGAGGCTGAGGGGGCGGTCGCTCATGTCGTGAGGGCCTCGGCCTCGCCGAGGTCGCGGGCGATGGCCTCGGCACTCTCGCCGACGGCGGCGAGGAAGCGCTTCACGGCATCGCAGGCGTAGGCCTGGTCGGGCCACTTGAAGATCCCGGCGCACCACCGGAGGTAGGGGCACCCGGCACACTCGGCGCCGGAGGCGACGAGCCCGGTGACCCAGTGCTCGACGAAGCCGGGGTCGGGGGGGATGTCCGCCGGGGACGCCGGCTCCCCCGGGGCCGGGAAGCGGCACACGTAGAAGGGGTCGAGGTCGAGGGCCGTCCAGGCCGTCACCGGTTCACCGTGGAGCAGGAAGGCCAGGACCGCGTCGAAAGGCTGGACGGAGGCATCGGCCCGGGGGTCGTGCAGGTAGGATTCGAACACCGTGCGCAACTCGCCGAGGGCGTCCGGGGACGGCTGCCCGGGGAGCAGCCGCAGGGGCAACTGGAGGGACATGGCCACGCGGGCGGCCCGGGCGAGGCCGGTGGTCACCGGCAGGGTGACCCGGAGGGGGCGTTCGCCCCGGAGCCGCGAGAGGGGGTGGAGCCCCGGCGCCTCCCGTGTGGGGTCGGAGATCCCCACGTCGAGGCGCACACCCGCCGGCCAGGCCTCGCCGGCCAGGTCGAGCGGGGCCTCGATCCAGGCGATGCGATCCGGGTCGACGCGGTGAACCGCCCCGACGTCCGCCGGGCAACAGGCCCGCAAAACAAGACCGCCGGCGGGGTGGGACTCGGCACACCCCGCCGGCACGTTCCGGATCGGTTCGGGCGGGGGCCCGTCCGCATCCGTCAGCGGTGGTTGGCCCATTTGCCCCCGCCGCCGGACCGGTTGTTCCAGGCCCCGCCGCCGCCGTAGCGGTTGGCCCAGCCGCCGCCGCCCCCGTCGCGATTGGACCAGGTGCCGCCGCCGCCGCCCTTGTTCACCCAACCGCCGGAGCCGTTGGCCCAGCCGCCGCCGTTGTGCCAGGCGCCGCCGTTGGCCCAGGCGCCCCCGCCGTTGTGCCAGGAACCACCTCCGCTGTTGACCCAGGACCCGCCACGGTTGGCCCACGCCACCCCAGCGTTGGCCCACGCGATGCCCAGGTTGGCCCACGCCACCCCGCCGTTGGCCCAGACGACTCCGCCGTTGGCCCACACAACGCCGCCGTTGCCCCAGACACCGCCGCCGTTGGCCCACACGCCACCGCCGCCCCCGCGGTTGGTCCAGGCGCCGCCGCCGTTGGCCCAGGCGCCGCCGCCGCCGTAGCGATTCACCCAACCGGCGCCGCCGCCCGACTTGTTCGCCCAGCCGGCACTGCCGCCACCGCCGCGATTGGCCCATCCACCGCCGCCGTTCACCCACGCCGCGGCTCTCATCAGGCTCGAGGCCCCGCCCCCGGCCAGCGCGACGCAGGCCACGGCGCCGGACCACCCCTTGATGGCGCGCAGGAACTCGCGCCGGGTCTCGATCTTGGCATTCTCCATGGCTCCCCCTCAGGACGTGGCCGTTTGGGGCCCGGCCGTCAGGTTCGAGAAGTGCATGGAGCGGATCAGCCACTTCCCCCCGGCCTTCTCGAAGACGACGGAGGAGTTCAGGCCGAACTCGGTAACGTCGGCGCCCTTGGTGAACTTCACCCGGGACATGGAGGCGATCCAGGCCATGGTGCCTTGGACGTTCCCGTCGCGGAAGAGCACCTCGGATTCATGCTTGCCCGGGTCGAAGGCCTCGAAGAAGTGCTTGTGGGCCTCGGCGATCTCCTCGGCCCCGCCCCAGATCTCCCCGGGGCCCGTGCCGATGACGATGGCGTTGGGGGTGAACAGCGCAACGACCCCGGCGGCGTCGTGGGCCGAGAACGCCTTGAAGTAGGCGTCGTGCAGCTCCTTCAGCGCGCCGAGCGCCGGGCGGCCGGCCGGGCCGGGCGCCGCGGCGCCCGTCTTCTTCGCCTGGGCGAGGACGGGCACGGACGCCAGCAGCGCCCCGATCGCCCCTCCGAACATCAACTGACGTCTGGAATGGTTGGCGGGTTGGTCGGACATGGAATGATCTCCTTGTCGGGATGAAATTTCCGAATCCAGCTCCTGCGCAGTCCCGCAGGACGGTAACCCCTCGATAAACCGACGAACGGGGTGATTTTATCCGATCATCCACCCGCGCCACAAGTGAAATCGTGGGGGCGATCCACCAAACGGGCTGCCGGTGATGACGGGCCCGCAAGAAGTCGCCAAACCGTCATTGCCCGTGAATCCCGCCAATTTGGGCGAA
This window of the Acidobacteriota bacterium genome carries:
- a CDS encoding nuclear transport factor 2 family protein; translation: MSDQPANHSRRQLMFGGAIGALLASVPVLAQAKKTGAAAPGPAGRPALGALKELHDAYFKAFSAHDAAGVVALFTPNAIVIGTGPGEIWGGAEEIAEAHKHFFEAFDPGKHESEVLFRDGNVQGTMAWIASMSRVKFTKGADVTEFGLNSSVVFEKAGGKWLIRSMHFSNLTAGPQTATS